Proteins from one Malania oleifera isolate guangnan ecotype guangnan chromosome 4, ASM2987363v1, whole genome shotgun sequence genomic window:
- the LOC131152980 gene encoding calreticulin-3 isoform X2, with protein sequence MAGSCLGTTSSSKPPLPICLVLLLLSLQLSFLVPSVLSEIIFEERFQDGWQSRWVKSDWKRSEGKAGSFKHTAGKWHGDPDDKGIQTTTDARHSAISAKIPEFSNKNRTLVLQYSIRFEQDIECGGGYIKLLSGFVNQKKFGGDTPYSLMFGPDICGTQTKKLHLILSYQGQNYPIKKDLQCETDKLTHFYTFILRPDASYSILVDNREKESGSMYTDWDILPPRKIKHVKAKKPADWDDREYIDDLNDAKPEGYDSIPAEIPDPKAKEPENWDEEEDGLWKPPMIPNPAYKGKWKRKKIKNPNYKGKWKIPLIDNPEFEDDPDLYVLKSIKYIGIEVWQVKAGSVFDNILICDEPDYAKQVVEEIFANREAEKEAFEEAEKVRKAQEEEEAQRAREEGERRRKDRDRDRRYRDRYRDRYRRRDHRDYLDDYHDEL encoded by the exons ATGGCGGGGAGTTGTCTGGGTACCACTTCTTCTTCGAAGCCGCCTCTTCCAATTTGCTTAGTGCTTCTGCTCCTCTCTCTCCAACTATCCTTTCTTGTTCCCTCTGTGCTCTCAGAAATCATCTTTGAAGAGCGATTCCAAG ATGGATGGCAGAGCCGTTGGGTTAAATCTGACTGGAAAAGAAGTGAAGGAAAGGCTGGTTCCTTCAAACACACAGCGGGAAAATGGCATGGTGACCCAGACGATAAAG GGATTCAGACGACTACAGATGCCCGGCATTCTGCCATATCAGCAAAGATACCGGAATTCAGCAACAAGAACAGGACGTTGGTCCTCCAGTATTCTATAAGGTTTGAGCAGGACATTGAATGTGGTGGTGGTTATATAAAGCTTCTCTCTGGATTTGTCAATCAGAAGAAATTTGGTGGCGACACTCCTTACAG CTTAATGTTTGGACCAGATATATGTGGCACACAGACGAAGAAGCTTCATCTTATTCTCTCCTATCAGGGCCAGAATTATCCCATAAAAAAGGACTTGCAGTGTGAGACAGACAAGCTCACACATTTCTACACATTTATTCTCAGACCTGATGCAAGTTATAGCATCTTGGTTGACAATCGGGAAAAAGAATCTGGAAGCATGTATACAGACTGGGACATCCTTCCTCCTCGGAAAATTAAACATGTCAAAGCAAAAAAG CCTGCAGATTGGGATGATAGAGAATATATTGATGATCTTAATGATGCCAAACCTGAG GGATATGATTCAATTCCAGCAGAAATTCCTGATCCAAAAGCTAAAGAG CCTGAGAATTGGGATGAAGAAGAGGATGGCCTATGGAAGCCACCAATGATACCAAATCCAGCTTACAAAGGAAAGTGGAAGCGCAAg AAAATCAAGAACCCTAACTATAAGGGAAAATGGAAAATTCCATTGATTGACAATCCAg AGTTTGAAGATGATCCTGACCTTTATGTGCTGAAGTCCATTAAATACATAGGCATTGAAGTTTGGCAG GTAAAGGCTGGTTCAGTTTTTGACAACATTTTGATATGTGATGAACCAGATTATGCAAAACAAGTCGTGGAAGAAATTTTTGCCAATAGAGAG gCTGAAAAAGAGGCCTTTGAGGAAGCGGAGAAAGTGAGGAAAGCGCAGGAGGAAGAG GAGGCTCAAAGAGCAAGAGAGGAGGGTGAAAGAAGGCGTAAAGATAGGGATCGTGATCGACGATACCGAGACCGCTACAGAGACAGATACAGAAGG CGTGATCACCGTGACTACTTGGACGATTATCAT GACGAGCTTTAA
- the LOC131152980 gene encoding calreticulin-3 isoform X1, whose product MAGSCLGTTSSSKPPLPICLVLLLLSLQLSFLVPSVLSEIIFEERFQDGWQSRWVKSDWKRSEGKAGSFKHTAGKWHGDPDDKGIQTTTDARHSAISAKIPEFSNKNRTLVLQYSIRFEQDIECGGGYIKLLSGFVNQKKFGGDTPYSLMFGPDICGTQTKKLHLILSYQGQNYPIKKDLQCETDKLTHFYTFILRPDASYSILVDNREKESGSMYTDWDILPPRKIKHVKAKKPADWDDREYIDDLNDAKPEGYDSIPAEIPDPKAKEPENWDEEEDGLWKPPMIPNPAYKGKWKRKKIKNPNYKGKWKIPLIDNPEFEDDPDLYVLKSIKYIGIEVWQVKAGSVFDNILICDEPDYAKQVVEEIFANREAEKEAFEEAEKVRKAQEEEEAQRAREEGERRRKDRDRDRRYRDRYRDRYRRRDHRDYLDDYHVSLKSVATQFFLLSAKFYVTPCHALHGNTRLSFVFCIISSIKATTL is encoded by the exons ATGGCGGGGAGTTGTCTGGGTACCACTTCTTCTTCGAAGCCGCCTCTTCCAATTTGCTTAGTGCTTCTGCTCCTCTCTCTCCAACTATCCTTTCTTGTTCCCTCTGTGCTCTCAGAAATCATCTTTGAAGAGCGATTCCAAG ATGGATGGCAGAGCCGTTGGGTTAAATCTGACTGGAAAAGAAGTGAAGGAAAGGCTGGTTCCTTCAAACACACAGCGGGAAAATGGCATGGTGACCCAGACGATAAAG GGATTCAGACGACTACAGATGCCCGGCATTCTGCCATATCAGCAAAGATACCGGAATTCAGCAACAAGAACAGGACGTTGGTCCTCCAGTATTCTATAAGGTTTGAGCAGGACATTGAATGTGGTGGTGGTTATATAAAGCTTCTCTCTGGATTTGTCAATCAGAAGAAATTTGGTGGCGACACTCCTTACAG CTTAATGTTTGGACCAGATATATGTGGCACACAGACGAAGAAGCTTCATCTTATTCTCTCCTATCAGGGCCAGAATTATCCCATAAAAAAGGACTTGCAGTGTGAGACAGACAAGCTCACACATTTCTACACATTTATTCTCAGACCTGATGCAAGTTATAGCATCTTGGTTGACAATCGGGAAAAAGAATCTGGAAGCATGTATACAGACTGGGACATCCTTCCTCCTCGGAAAATTAAACATGTCAAAGCAAAAAAG CCTGCAGATTGGGATGATAGAGAATATATTGATGATCTTAATGATGCCAAACCTGAG GGATATGATTCAATTCCAGCAGAAATTCCTGATCCAAAAGCTAAAGAG CCTGAGAATTGGGATGAAGAAGAGGATGGCCTATGGAAGCCACCAATGATACCAAATCCAGCTTACAAAGGAAAGTGGAAGCGCAAg AAAATCAAGAACCCTAACTATAAGGGAAAATGGAAAATTCCATTGATTGACAATCCAg AGTTTGAAGATGATCCTGACCTTTATGTGCTGAAGTCCATTAAATACATAGGCATTGAAGTTTGGCAG GTAAAGGCTGGTTCAGTTTTTGACAACATTTTGATATGTGATGAACCAGATTATGCAAAACAAGTCGTGGAAGAAATTTTTGCCAATAGAGAG gCTGAAAAAGAGGCCTTTGAGGAAGCGGAGAAAGTGAGGAAAGCGCAGGAGGAAGAG GAGGCTCAAAGAGCAAGAGAGGAGGGTGAAAGAAGGCGTAAAGATAGGGATCGTGATCGACGATACCGAGACCGCTACAGAGACAGATACAGAAGG CGTGATCACCGTGACTACTTGGACGATTATCATGTAAGCCTAAAATCTGTTGCAACTCAATTTTTCCTATTATCTGCAAAATTTTATGTTACACCATGTCATGCACTCCATGGGAACACGAGGTTATCCTTTGTATTTTGCATCATCTCAAGTATTAAAGCCACAACATTGTAA